A single window of Jiangella alkaliphila DNA harbors:
- a CDS encoding FAD-dependent oxidoreductase, translating to MTRFVVVGHGMAGSRFVQELRSRDPGRRFEVTVLGAEPEAAYNRVLLSSVLAGSLTPAEIETVPSAWYAAEDVELRTGVEVAAIDRRHRRVLTTAGEHVPYDHLVLATGSRPWVPPIDGLVGDDGELDRDVVVFRTLGDCRAMLNRLSRVRYAIVLGGGLLGLEAARGLAGRGIDVEVVHPADRLMERQLDLDAGRVLARTLRGLGVRVRVNARAVRFTDGWGGGGRGLRLDDGTRLPADLVVVACGVRPSTGLAAAAGLETGRAIVVDDTMTSVTDPAIHAIGECAQYEDQVYGLVAPAWEQAAVLADVLAGGPARYRGSAIVTRLKAADVDLAAMGETDVDEFADDLEVLRFADPARGTYQKVVIRDDRVTGAIMLGGPETVGAVTQLFDRASPAPADRRALIFPGVVDAGAALDPADVPDEHTVCRCNGVTAGRVRAACEAGADTVAEVAATTRATTGCGGCRSDVAALLASRSTVEVPA from the coding sequence ATGACGCGCTTTGTCGTCGTGGGGCACGGCATGGCCGGCTCGCGGTTCGTGCAGGAGCTGCGCAGCCGCGACCCGGGACGCCGGTTCGAGGTGACCGTCCTGGGCGCCGAGCCGGAGGCCGCCTACAACCGCGTGCTCCTGTCGTCGGTGCTGGCCGGCTCGCTGACGCCGGCCGAGATCGAGACGGTGCCGTCGGCCTGGTACGCGGCCGAGGACGTCGAGCTGCGCACCGGCGTCGAGGTCGCCGCGATCGACCGCCGGCACCGCCGCGTGCTGACGACGGCCGGCGAGCACGTCCCGTACGACCACCTGGTGCTGGCGACCGGCAGCCGCCCGTGGGTGCCGCCGATCGACGGGCTGGTGGGCGACGACGGCGAGCTGGACCGCGACGTCGTCGTCTTCCGCACGCTGGGCGACTGCCGGGCGATGCTGAACCGGCTGTCTCGCGTCCGGTACGCGATCGTCCTGGGCGGTGGGCTGCTCGGCCTTGAGGCGGCCCGCGGGCTGGCCGGCCGCGGCATCGACGTCGAGGTCGTGCACCCCGCGGACCGGCTGATGGAACGGCAGCTCGACCTCGACGCCGGACGGGTGCTGGCCCGGACGCTGCGCGGGCTCGGCGTGCGGGTGCGGGTGAACGCGCGGGCGGTCCGGTTCACCGACGGCTGGGGCGGCGGCGGGCGTGGCCTGCGGCTGGACGACGGGACGCGGCTGCCGGCCGACCTGGTGGTCGTGGCCTGCGGCGTGCGGCCGAGCACCGGACTGGCCGCGGCGGCCGGGCTGGAGACCGGCCGCGCGATCGTCGTCGACGACACCATGACGTCGGTGACGGACCCGGCGATCCATGCGATCGGCGAGTGCGCGCAATACGAGGATCAGGTGTACGGGCTGGTGGCGCCGGCGTGGGAGCAGGCGGCGGTGCTGGCGGACGTGCTCGCCGGCGGGCCCGCGCGCTACCGCGGCTCGGCGATCGTCACCCGGCTGAAGGCGGCCGACGTCGACCTCGCGGCGATGGGCGAGACGGACGTGGACGAGTTCGCCGACGACCTCGAGGTGCTGCGGTTCGCCGACCCGGCCCGCGGGACGTACCAGAAGGTCGTGATCCGCGACGACCGCGTCACCGGCGCGATCATGCTCGGTGGCCCGGAGACGGTCGGCGCCGTCACGCAGTTGTTCGACCGCGCGTCACCGGCGCCGGCCGACCGGCGGGCGCTGATCTTCCCGGGCGTGGTCGACGCGGGCGCCGCGCTGGACCCCGCCGACGTCCCCGACGAGCACACCGTCTGCCGCTGCAACGGCGTCACCGCCGGCCGCGTCCGGGCCGCCTGCGAGGCCGGGGCGGACACCGTCGCCGAGGTCGCCGCCACCACCCGCGCGACCACCGGCTGCGGCGGCTGTCGCTCCGACGTCGCGGCGCTGCTCGCGTCCCGATCGACCGTGGAGGTCCCCGCATGA
- a CDS encoding molybdopterin oxidoreductase family protein produces MGTTATHCAYCALQCAMTLTADAGGRVTVGPRDFPTNRGGLCQKGWTAADLLGSPERLTTPLLRDDRSRPFREASWDEALDVVADAISATQAAHGRDAVAVLGGGGLTNEKAYQLGKFARVALRTKNIDYNGRYCMSSAAAASNRAFGIDRGLPFPLPDLAETGAVLIAGGNVAETMPPFMQHLTAVLDRGGALIVADPRRTATADRATLHLPVLPGTDLALALGLLHLAVADGHADRAYIHDRTTGFDDAWRTAAQWWPERVERVTGVSVAAQRATVAQLAAGARGRGAVILTARGAEQQSKGTDTVSALINLALALGLPGRPHSGFGCITGQGNGQGGREHGQKADQLPGYRKIDDPAARAHVAGVWGVDPGELPGAGPSAYELLESLGTDGGPRALLVHGTNLAVSSPRGHRVAERLAALDTLVVCDVVMSETAALADVVLPVTQFAEEDGTMTNLEGRVIRRRRAVAPPPGVRTELEVLTELAARLDCVAAFTADPETVFDELRRASAGGVADYAGISWDRVDAEGGVFWPCPSADHPGSPRLFADGFPTADGRARFVAVEHRPPAEDVDAEHPVYLTTGRVLQQYQSGAQTRRVPALAAAAPEPQVEIHPDLAGRNGLADGDQVRVVSRRGDAVGRVRLTTTIRPDTVFMPFHWGGDQAVNRVTNPALDPISRMPEFKVCAVRLERVGTS; encoded by the coding sequence ATGGGCACCACGGCTACCCACTGCGCGTACTGCGCTCTGCAGTGCGCGATGACGCTGACGGCGGACGCCGGCGGCCGGGTCACCGTGGGCCCGCGCGACTTCCCGACCAACCGCGGCGGACTGTGCCAGAAGGGCTGGACGGCGGCGGACCTGCTCGGCTCGCCGGAGCGGCTGACGACGCCGCTGCTGCGCGACGACCGGTCGCGGCCCTTTCGGGAAGCGAGCTGGGACGAGGCGCTGGACGTGGTCGCCGACGCGATCAGCGCCACCCAGGCCGCGCACGGCCGCGACGCGGTCGCCGTCCTCGGCGGCGGCGGGCTGACCAACGAGAAGGCCTACCAGCTGGGCAAGTTCGCCCGGGTCGCGCTGCGGACCAAGAACATCGACTACAACGGCCGGTACTGCATGTCCTCGGCCGCCGCGGCATCGAACCGGGCGTTCGGCATCGACCGCGGGCTGCCGTTCCCGCTGCCCGATCTGGCCGAGACCGGCGCCGTCCTGATCGCCGGCGGCAACGTCGCGGAAACCATGCCGCCGTTCATGCAGCACCTCACCGCCGTGCTCGACCGCGGCGGCGCGCTGATCGTCGCCGACCCGCGCCGCACCGCCACGGCCGACCGCGCGACGCTGCACCTGCCGGTGCTGCCGGGCACCGACCTGGCGCTGGCGCTCGGGCTGCTGCACCTCGCGGTCGCGGACGGGCACGCCGACCGCGCCTACATCCACGACCGGACGACCGGGTTCGACGACGCCTGGCGCACGGCCGCGCAGTGGTGGCCGGAACGGGTCGAGCGGGTCACCGGGGTGTCCGTCGCGGCGCAGCGGGCCACCGTCGCCCAGCTCGCCGCCGGCGCGCGCGGCCGGGGCGCCGTCATCCTCACCGCCCGCGGCGCGGAGCAGCAGAGCAAGGGCACCGACACCGTCAGCGCGCTGATCAACCTGGCGCTAGCGCTCGGCCTGCCCGGCCGGCCGCACAGCGGGTTCGGCTGCATCACCGGCCAGGGCAACGGGCAGGGCGGCCGCGAGCACGGCCAGAAGGCCGACCAGCTGCCCGGCTACCGGAAGATCGACGACCCGGCCGCTCGCGCGCACGTCGCCGGGGTCTGGGGCGTGGACCCCGGCGAGCTGCCCGGCGCCGGCCCGTCGGCGTACGAGCTGCTCGAGAGCCTCGGTACGGACGGCGGACCGCGGGCGCTGCTCGTCCACGGCACCAACCTCGCGGTGTCGTCGCCGCGCGGGCACCGGGTGGCGGAACGGCTGGCGGCGCTGGACACGCTGGTCGTCTGCGACGTCGTCATGTCCGAGACCGCCGCGCTGGCCGATGTCGTCCTGCCCGTCACGCAGTTCGCGGAGGAGGACGGCACGATGACCAACCTCGAGGGCCGGGTGATCCGCCGGCGCCGGGCCGTCGCGCCGCCGCCCGGCGTGCGCACCGAGCTGGAGGTGCTGACGGAGCTGGCCGCGCGGCTGGACTGCGTCGCCGCGTTCACTGCCGACCCCGAGACCGTCTTCGACGAGCTGCGCCGGGCCAGCGCCGGCGGCGTCGCCGACTACGCCGGCATCAGCTGGGACCGCGTCGACGCCGAGGGCGGCGTGTTCTGGCCGTGTCCGTCGGCGGACCACCCGGGCAGCCCGCGGCTGTTCGCGGACGGGTTCCCGACGGCGGACGGCCGGGCCCGGTTCGTCGCCGTCGAGCACCGGCCGCCGGCCGAGGACGTCGACGCCGAGCACCCCGTCTACCTCACCACCGGCCGCGTGCTGCAGCAGTACCAGAGCGGTGCGCAGACCCGCCGGGTCCCGGCGCTGGCCGCCGCGGCGCCCGAGCCGCAGGTCGAGATCCACCCCGACCTCGCCGGCCGGAACGGGCTGGCCGACGGCGACCAGGTCCGGGTGGTCAGCCGCCGCGGCGACGCCGTCGGGCGGGTCCGGCTGACCACGACGATCCGGCCGGACACCGTGTTCATGCCATTCCACTGGGGCGGCGATCAGGCGGTGAACCGGGTGACCAACCCCGCGCTCGACCCGATCTCACGGATGCCGGAGTTCAAGGTCTGCGCCGTCCGGCTGGAGCGGGTGGGCACATCATGA
- a CDS encoding MFS transporter, with the protein MTDTPTLAPAPPVAPPGITRRGGRWIDHWEPEDEAFWQRTGRRVARRNLVFSIFAENIAFSVWTLWSISSALLVAHYGFGFSAAQMFFLVAVPNVVGAILRIPYTFAVPRFGGRNWTVVSGLLLLVPTILLAVAVGNPGTPYWAFLLIAATAGFGGGNFASSMTNISFFYPDKSKGLALGLNAAGGNVGVALIQLGLPLIVGAGGLFGLVGASAAGVDLARAGWVWAALGVVAAVCAWFFMDNLSVSLATFREQITVVRHKHTWIVSWLYIGTFGSFIGYSSAFPLLILLQFPEVPAANFAFLGALVGSVARPFGGWLSDRIGGARVTLWNFVAMAAGTVVVIVAVDAGRWPLFLGAFLLVFVTTGIGNGSTFRMIPMIFQQQALREAGDDGDRAAALARGRTEAAAVIGLSSAVGAFGGFLIVATFGVLGLVNDGRVPTSAVATAFVIFLGFYVTCVLLTWWNYGRRGSALAGADI; encoded by the coding sequence ATGACCGACACGCCGACGCTCGCGCCCGCCCCACCCGTCGCCCCGCCGGGCATCACTCGTCGCGGGGGACGGTGGATCGACCACTGGGAGCCGGAGGACGAGGCGTTCTGGCAGCGCACCGGCCGCCGCGTCGCCCGGCGCAACCTGGTCTTCTCCATCTTCGCCGAGAACATCGCGTTTTCGGTGTGGACGCTGTGGAGCATCTCGTCGGCGCTGCTGGTCGCGCACTACGGTTTCGGCTTCTCCGCCGCGCAGATGTTCTTCCTGGTCGCGGTGCCGAACGTGGTCGGGGCGATACTGCGCATCCCGTACACGTTCGCCGTCCCGCGCTTCGGCGGCCGGAACTGGACGGTGGTGAGCGGCCTGCTGCTGCTCGTCCCGACGATCCTGCTGGCCGTGGCGGTTGGCAACCCGGGCACACCGTACTGGGCGTTCCTGCTGATCGCGGCCACGGCCGGGTTCGGCGGCGGAAACTTCGCGTCCAGCATGACGAACATCAGCTTCTTCTACCCGGACAAGTCGAAGGGCCTGGCGCTCGGGCTGAACGCGGCCGGCGGGAACGTCGGCGTCGCGCTGATCCAGCTCGGGCTGCCGCTGATCGTCGGCGCCGGGGGATTGTTCGGCCTGGTGGGCGCGAGTGCCGCCGGGGTGGACCTGGCCCGGGCGGGGTGGGTGTGGGCCGCGCTGGGTGTGGTCGCGGCGGTCTGCGCGTGGTTCTTCATGGACAACCTGTCGGTCTCGCTGGCGACGTTCCGCGAGCAGATCACCGTGGTGCGGCACAAGCACACGTGGATCGTGTCGTGGCTCTACATCGGCACCTTCGGCTCGTTCATCGGCTACTCGTCGGCGTTCCCGCTGCTCATCCTGTTGCAGTTCCCGGAGGTGCCGGCGGCGAACTTCGCCTTCCTCGGCGCGCTGGTCGGCTCGGTGGCGCGGCCGTTCGGCGGCTGGCTGTCCGACCGGATCGGCGGCGCCCGGGTGACGCTCTGGAACTTCGTCGCGATGGCCGCGGGCACCGTGGTCGTGATCGTCGCGGTGGACGCGGGGCGTTGGCCGCTGTTCCTCGGCGCGTTCCTGCTGGTGTTCGTCACGACCGGGATCGGCAACGGGTCGACGTTCCGGATGATCCCGATGATCTTCCAGCAGCAGGCGCTGCGCGAGGCCGGCGACGACGGCGACCGCGCCGCCGCCCTGGCGCGGGGCCGGACCGAGGCGGCCGCCGTCATCGGGCTGTCGTCGGCGGTGGGCGCGTTCGGCGGGTTCCTCATCGTCGCGACGTTCGGCGTGCTGGGGCTGGTGAACGACGGCCGGGTGCCGACCAGCGCCGTCGCGACCGCGTTCGTGATCTTCCTCGGCTTCTACGTGACGTGCGTGCTACTGACCTGGTGGAACTACGGGCGCCGGGGGTCCGCGCTGGCCGGCGCGGACATCTGA
- a CDS encoding FAD-dependent oxidoreductase has translation MEDDGSRSEAAGRAAAIVGAGPAGLYALAALVKSDRFDRIDVFEAAPAPYGLVRYGVAPDHPKTRNISRVLARGFEHTRVRFLGNVSVGRDVTVDELRLGYDVVAVSTGMLGDRKLGIPGEDLPGSFGASELVAWYTGHPEAGAVELPANLTSATVIGAGNVALDVARILAKDAATLRTTSMPRPVVEALAASTVTDIHLVARRGPAQAKFTSPELHELGALDAVDLVVDPADLELGPADQEAVAQDRHAKVTVDVCREWSQRAATGAPRRIHLHYWRRPVRILGETAVTGIELEPTRPGAAPPLTLPTQLVVRAIGYHGRPIPGLPFDEGSGTVPSRDGRVLDDGEVVAGVYVTGWLRRGPTGVIATNRGDANEVAESVLADLDTLPERPSDPESVDKLLAERDVRVVTWVDWLRLEAHEKAAGDAAGGDPIVVHELATALEVIGAGG, from the coding sequence ATGGAGGACGACGGGAGTCGATCCGAAGCGGCCGGCCGGGCCGCCGCCATCGTCGGGGCCGGGCCGGCCGGGTTGTATGCGCTGGCGGCGCTGGTCAAGAGCGACCGGTTCGACCGCATCGACGTGTTCGAGGCGGCGCCCGCGCCGTACGGCCTGGTCCGCTACGGCGTCGCGCCCGACCATCCGAAGACCCGGAACATCTCGCGCGTGCTGGCCCGCGGCTTCGAGCACACCCGCGTGCGGTTCCTCGGCAATGTCAGCGTGGGCCGCGACGTCACCGTCGACGAGCTGCGCCTCGGCTACGACGTCGTCGCGGTGTCGACCGGCATGCTCGGCGACCGGAAGCTGGGCATCCCGGGCGAGGACCTGCCCGGCTCGTTCGGCGCGTCCGAGCTGGTCGCCTGGTACACCGGCCACCCCGAGGCCGGCGCCGTCGAGCTGCCGGCGAACCTCACCAGCGCGACGGTCATCGGCGCCGGCAACGTCGCCCTCGACGTCGCCCGCATCCTCGCCAAGGACGCCGCCACCCTGCGGACGACGTCGATGCCGCGGCCGGTCGTCGAGGCGCTGGCGGCGAGCACCGTCACCGACATACACCTGGTCGCCCGGCGCGGGCCGGCGCAGGCCAAGTTCACCTCACCCGAGCTGCACGAGCTGGGCGCGCTCGACGCCGTCGACCTCGTCGTCGACCCCGCCGACCTCGAGCTCGGCCCGGCCGACCAGGAGGCCGTCGCGCAGGACCGGCACGCCAAGGTGACCGTCGACGTGTGCCGCGAGTGGTCGCAGCGGGCGGCCACCGGCGCGCCGCGCCGCATCCACCTGCACTACTGGCGCCGCCCGGTCCGCATCCTCGGCGAGACCGCGGTCACCGGCATCGAGCTGGAGCCGACCCGGCCCGGGGCAGCGCCGCCGCTGACGCTGCCGACGCAGCTGGTCGTGCGGGCCATCGGCTACCACGGCAGGCCGATCCCGGGGCTGCCGTTCGACGAGGGCAGCGGCACTGTGCCGTCGCGCGACGGGCGGGTGCTCGACGACGGCGAGGTGGTCGCCGGGGTCTACGTGACCGGCTGGCTGCGCCGCGGCCCGACCGGCGTCATCGCGACCAACCGCGGCGACGCCAACGAGGTGGCGGAGTCGGTGCTCGCCGACCTCGACACGTTGCCGGAGCGGCCGTCCGACCCCGAGAGCGTCGACAAGCTGCTGGCCGAGCGCGACGTCCGGGTGGTCACCTGGGTCGACTGGCTGCGCCTGGAGGCGCACGAGAAGGCGGCCGGCGACGCGGCTGGCGGCGACCCGATCGTGGTGCACGAGCTGGCCACCGCCCTCGAGGTCATCGGCGCCGGCGGCTGA